The Gemmatimonadales bacterium genomic interval TCCGTCAGCTTCTCGCCGCCCGCCGCCGTGATCGCACGCGCGATGCCGAAGTCCGCCACCACCGCGTGCCCCGCCGAGAGCAGGATGTTCTCGGGCTTGATGTCGCGGTGCACGATGTCGTGGCTGTGGGCGTAGGAGAGCGCGTCGGCCACCTCCCGGCTGATCTGGAGAGCGTCCTCGATCGGGAGCTGCTTCTCCCGCTCCAGGCGATCGCGGAGCGATTCGCCCTCGACGAAGGGCATGACGTAGAACAGGAACCCGTCGGCCTCCCCTGAGTCATGCAGCGGCAGAATGTGCGGATGATTGAGCCGGCCGGTGAGCTTGATCTCCCTCAGGAACCGCTCGACGCCTAACACCGCCGCCAGTTCAGGGTGCAGGACCTTGACCGCAACCGGGCGCTCGTGCTTCTGGTCTGTGGCGAGGTAGACCGTGGCCATCCCGCCGCGGCCGAGCTCGCGCTCGAGCGCGTAGCGGCCGGTGAGGGCGGCCGAGAGACGGGTGAGGAGGTCGGTCACGATGATGTGCCCCGGTGCAGCCGAGTATACGGCCCCCTCGCAGGCTCGACCAGTCTCCGGTCGGGCTGCGAATCCAACTCGCGACTACGGAGTGGGGCGAAGGTCGTGGAGGAACTCCCGCGGAGTCAGGATCGGAATCCCGCGGAAGGAGTTCAACGGGCGCAGGTGGCGCAGGTCGCCCGTCACGATGGCCTGCGCGGCGCCGGCGACCGCGCACTCGAGCACTCGGTTGTCCGGCTCATCATCGGTGACCACACTGAGCCGTTCACGCGGCCTGACCACGGCGGCGAGGCTCCGAATCTCCATCTCCGCTTGGCGCGCTTGGGCGGCGGTCCAGGCGAACTTGGCTCGGAGGACGCGGGTGAACTCGGCCAGGATCGGGCGCGAGACGACCAGCGTCAGCGTCCGGCTTCGGGCCAGGTGCAGAATCGTTTCGGGTGGCCCGCCGAACAGGATCGCGGAGAGATAGACGTTGGTGTCGAGGACGACCCGCCGCACTAGCGCCGAGAGCGGCGCACGTCGCCTACGACGTCCTCGATGTCGGGATCCGAACCCACCCTTGCCATGCGGGCCGAGGCCTCGCCCCAGCGCCGCAGCCGCCGCCAGCGTCGCGTTGCTGCGTAGTCGCGGAGCGCTTCCC includes:
- a CDS encoding putative toxin-antitoxin system toxin component, PIN family, which codes for MRRVVLDTNVYLSAILFGGPPETILHLARSRTLTLVVSRPILAEFTRVLRAKFAWTAAQARQAEMEIRSLAAVVRPRERLSVVTDDEPDNRVLECAVAGAAQAIVTGDLRHLRPLNSFRGIPILTPREFLHDLRPTP
- a CDS encoding ribbon-helix-helix domain-containing protein, which translates into the protein MRSSKIITVSLPADLVKVAERLAKEERRTRSELVREALRDYAATRRWRRLRRWGEASARMARVGSDPDIEDVVGDVRRSRR
- a CDS encoding serine/threonine-protein kinase, encoding MTDLLTRLSAALTGRYALERELGRGGMATVYLATDQKHERPVAVKVLHPELAAVLGVERFLREIKLTGRLNHPHILPLHDSGEADGFLFYVMPFVEGESLRDRLEREKQLPIEDALQISREVADALSYAHSHDIVHRDIKPENILLSAGHAVVADFGIARAITAAGGEKLT